gtcgattcgacaacagtgcttttttcgACAGTTATTTCATCAATTTCAGTCcacctcattttgctggcgtgatcgaataaaaaattttaaaacatgtttttttttgtgtttttttttttttattgctaatagcatgtctgtttatattagaagggattatctacttggtttgtctatttaggagccacaagtattatttaatatattttttaaaacaatattattattttttactgactaaaataatatggagagatcggagcatgtttttcagtgggaaggggttggaatgggttaaaaatcctgaaaaaaaaatgtgtggggtcccccctcctaagcataaccagcctcaggctctttgagccggtcccggttgtaaaaatacagggggaaaaatgacaggggatcccccgtattttaacaaccagcacagggctctgcatccggtcctggtgcaaaaaatgtgggggacaaaagacgtaggggtcccccgtatttttcacaccagctccgggctccactagctggagagataatgccacagctgggggacacttttatactggtccttgcggccgtggcattaaatccccaaatagtcacctctggccggccagggtaccctggaggagtggggaccccttaaatcaagggatccccccccccctccagccacccaagggccaggggtgaagcccgagtctgtccctcccatccaagggcagcggatgggaggctgatagccaagtgtcaaaaaaaaatattgttatttgtagcagaactacaagtcccagcaagcctcacccgcaagctggtacttggagaaccacaagtaccagcatgtgggggggaaatgggcccgctggtacctgtagttctactacaaaaaaaatacccaaataaaaataggacacacacaccgtgatagtataactttattacatacatgcacaccgacattcacacatacttacctatgttgacacgaagcagtcggtcctcttcaccagtagaatccacggggtacctgtaaataaaattatacaacaatcctgtgtagatcggtcctcttctgagcttgtaatccacgtacttggcaaaataataaaatgcaaaacacgatccacgcactgaaaggggttccatgtttacacatgggaccctttccctgactggtgggaccccccatgactgctgtcaaagagggtcccttcagccaatcagggagcgccacgtcgtggcactctcccgattggctgtgcgcgtctgagctgtcaggcggcgcatagcacatagtcgctccattatattcaacctcaaccgctgacgcaaagttcccaccattggatacaatggagagcctatgcgctacattgtatctcgagtggagaaggggaccgagcctcgtgtcaacataggtaagtatgtgtgtgtcggtgtgcatgtatgtaataaagttatactgtcatggtgtgtgtgtactgtttttatttgggtattttttttgtagtagaactacaggtaccagcgggcccattttccccctgcatgctggtacttgtggttctccaagtaccagcttgcgggggaggcttgctgggacttttagttctgctacaaaaaaaatattctttttttttttttacacttggctatcagcctcccacccaccgtccttggatggggggacagcctcgggcttcacccctgccccttgggtggctggagggggggaccccttgatttaaggggtccccactcctccagggtaccccggccagtggtgactagttggggatttaatgccacggccgcagggaccggtataaaagtgtcccccggctgtggcattatctctctagctagtggagcccattgctggtgtgaaaaatacgggggacccctacgtcttttgtcccccacattttttgcaccaggaccggatgcatagcccggtgctggttgttaaaatacgggggatcccctgtaattcccccccccccccccccccgtatttttacaaccaggactggctcaaagagcccgaggctggttatgcttaggaggggggacgccactgattttttttattagggttttttaaacacttttgtgccgtccatgaagtcgaatccaggatgcacaatatcgtcaattggtccgtttttcgacagcgggactgtcgaatccgttttttattgaatatgtcgaattcgggtccccgcgggagggtgtgtgactgtcgaattgtgatgaattaaaaaacggtcgaattccggccgtaattcgaccgcaattgcatataccccataatatactAATCCACAGCACTCGCctttcctagatttggggtgcaacacagtatgcgaccacattgtttaaataaaatcactggggctctgcactcactatattaactaacaataataaacagtggagttttagttcacgtATTGAccgatgcatttaagcctgcagctccccccccccacattaCCAGCATTGTATCAATTAACACCCGATTAAAACCCAAtgtttttttattactttattcagctctttatacacttaactttgtgtttaatatttcaacgatttatcttacatactttactgtacttaataaaggttatatattatttattggtGCGCAAACAGaacagcactttctcttctttggtgATTTATTATAGcagtgtccgtgtcacctctagtaatcccacatgagcgtccatgtcacctctagtaatcccacatgagcgcccgtgtcacctctagtaatctcacatgagcgtccatgtcacctcctagtaatcccacatgagcgcccatgtcacctctagtaatcccagatgagcgcccacgtcacctctagtaatcccacatgagcgtctgtgtcacctctagtaatcccacatgagcgcccatgtcacctctagtaatcccacatgagcgtccatgtcacctctagtaatcccaaatgagcgtccatgtcacctctagtaatcctaaatgcgcgtccatgtcacctctaataatcccccatgagcgtccatgtcacctctagtaatcctacttgagcgtccgtgtcacctctagtaatcccacttgagcgtccgtgtcacctctagtaatcccacatgagcatccatgtcacctctagtaatcccacatgagtgtccatgtcacctctaataatcccacatgagcgtccgtgtcacctctagtaatcccacatgagcgcccatgtcacctctagtaatcccacatgagcgcccatgtcacctctagtaatcccacttgagccttcagtgttgatcaagctccagtctaagcatgctatcttttttgtttctgtaataaacataaaagcaatgattacaggtaaaagaaAATGGCAGTtacagaattatatattgtatcctgtaacatcCTGGGTTTTGTctgctcattttatatattaatgtattttatttccagcagatggacacacaagcaggaatatctcagaagtacatctaatggtatccccggattgtgacataaaagatgacagtagacctgattctccaggagctaactccattaccccaattatacatccagctctatcagctgagccctctgatcctgggaaatgttctcctgatcactctgatattggtgcatctattacagctctgagagtagatacagagtttccctgttctacagatgccaaatgttttacacagaacacaaaccttattactcatcagtcagctaaggcaggtgagaggccatttccatgttctgagtgtgggaaatgttttacatctaaatcaaatcttgttaaacatcagagaagtcacacaggtgagaagccatattcctgttctgagtgtgggaaatgtttttcatctaaatcaaatcttgttacacatcagagaagtcacacaggtgagaagccgtattcctgttctgagtgtatgaaatgttttgcacataaatcaggtcttgttgcacatcagagaagtcacacaggtgagaagccgtattcctgttctgagtgtgggaaatgttttgcatcgaaatcggatctttttaaacatcagagaagtcacacaggtgagaagccgtattcctgttctgagtgtgggaaatgttttacatcgaaatcaaatcttgttacacatcagaaaagtcacacaggtgagaagcagtattcctgttctgagtgtatgaaatgttttgcacataaatcaggtcttgttgcacatcagagaagtcacacaggtgagaagccgtattcttgtactgagtgtggaaaatgttttgcatcgaaatcaaatGTTGTTACACATCAgacaagtcacacaggtgagaagccgtattcctgttctgagtgtgggaaatgttttgcatggaaatcagctcttgttacacatcagcgatttcacaggtgagaagccattttcatgctgtgagagaaataaatccgctcttgttgaacatattagacattacccaagtacggaaccatttaaatcttctggagtataattatcactgtcatgcaatgttcctcaagggtcaatcctatctcctatgctttatgcaatatacagtcaggtccatatatattgggacatcgacacaattctcatattttgggctctatacaccaccacaatggatttgaaatgaaacaaacaagatgtgctttaaatgcagactttccgctttaatttgagggtatttacatccaaatcaggtgaacggtgtaggaattaaaaacggtttttatatgtgcctcccactttttaagggaccaaaagtaatggtacaGACTAAACCTAAATCaaacttttactttttaatactttgttgcaaatccattgcagtcaattacagcctgaagtctggaacgcatagacatcaccagatcctgggtttcatccctggtgatgctctgccaggcctctactgcaaatgtcttcagttcctacttgttcttggggcattttcccttcagttttgtcttcatcaagtgaaatgcatgctcaatcggattcaggtcaggtgaatgACTTGGCCATTgcctaacattccacttatttgccttaaaaaacgctttggttgcttttgcagtatgcttcgggtcattgtccatctgcactgtgaagcgccttccaatgagttctgaagcatttgactgaatatgagcagataaaattgcctgaaacacttcagaattcatcctgctgcttttgtcagcagtcacattatcaataaatacaagggaaccagttccattggcatccatacatgcccacgccatgacactaccaccaccaccatggttaactgatgaggtggtatgttttggatcatgagcagttcctttccttctccatactcttctcttcccatcactctggtacaagttgatctttgtctcatctgtccataggatgttgttccagaactgtaaaggcttttttagatgttgtttgcaaactctaatctggtcttcctgtttttgtggctcaccaatggtttacatcttgtggtgaaccctctatattcactcttgtgaagtcttctcttgattgttgactttgacacatatagacCTATCTTCTGGAGAGtgctcttgatctgggcaactgttgtgatggggggtttcttcaccagggaaataattcttctgccatccaccacagttgttttccgtggtcttccggatccctttggtgttgctgagctctccggtgtggTCTttcttaagaatgttccaaacagttgatttggacacacctaatgtttttgctatctctctgatgggtttgttttgattgtttatcctaatgatggcttgcttcactgttagtggcagctctttggattagattagaaatgcaaatgtcacagctgGAATCTACTcctgaccttttacctgcttaattgatgatgaaataatgagggaatagctCACTCCTGTccttgaaatagcttttgagtcgattgtcccattacttttggtcccttaaaaagtgggaggcacatatagaaaccgttgtaattcctacaccgttcacctgatttaggatgtaaataccctcaaattaaagcggaaagtctgcagttaaagcacatcttgtttgtttcatttcaaatccattgtggtggtgtatagagcccaaaatatgagcattgtgttgatgtcccaatatttatggacctggctGTACATTCTACCACTGGGTAATATAATCAGacctcatggcctggtctaccactgctatgcagatgacctgctttttgctccatgtactgagaacctaataccaatcctaaatggttgtctagctgagcgccagggttggatgatgccagttggctgtgactcagtctttgtgaaacataatagaagctcaccaacaaaggacaagactacagctttaccaaccatctggatttatgctttggtgttcagaattgcaaaatactgaacatatgctgaatctttgtgttgtcctggtatgtggctgacacagacatcaggtatccgccACATACAAATCATCATTCtttcatctgtggaccatagccagaatcaagcacttgattccctcagaagttcatagactactgcaatgccatctacctgggcctcccagcaaaagaattgcaccgcttgcagatgatacagaatgcagcagccaagctgttacctaagcagcccgttcctgccacataacacccattctctattcccttcacaggctgcctgtaagatgacacatCTATTttataattggctaactgaccttcccagcccaacattacatggtccaaggtactagaagcagcttatgcctccttactgccctgcttgcttgcttctacagatgaagggctgttaccagcagtaccaagaatctcctgtaattcatttaAGGGTCAAACTTTTCAttttgcagccctgaccatggaactcactgccttgcatagtccaagaggcctccactctagagaccttcacaagcagactgatgactgttacgcttttcattaatgtacttacagatgggtcctccgttatcttgactgtttctgcacctagacggaggtttagtcacacctaggcaatagcttaggttcctgagtttaatcacggacaggtgcGTTGAGGCATGActggatactcagcatgcaatacacatctccaccactgggtggctaatgcttcactaatccagtactttagtttaaaTAGCAGCAGATTGATCTacggtacaagctctggcaaatggtcagtgacaactgtaatgttaatatacagtcctgtactgcatagtgtacacacagatggtgaccaatggtcagacggacagagtaaaaaagaaaaaagtttattcagacgcaaacaaacatgttaaaacacttgtgtaagcagacgcaactaatgtgtgaacacttgtgtatgcagacgcacctAATgtttgaaaggaataatgtagcaaattgactttacagtatgtaaagTGCACaaaatgagcatccgagtcccctaatggcaaaaacaaacaccaatgggaaggaatcgctgtttgcagtacatttacacatgaacttgagaatcttccatgcagtgttgtgggctagcgatgaaggctcccgtctgccacgctgagagtcccgggttcgattaccAAAGTGTCAGGTTAtttttgtgttcccgtgacattcactttattattatttttctgtgtaatccattgtaaaacattcaaaggaagggtgcacacaggtttcacacaaatcggggtaaatctgcaggagtgactcattcgctatctaaaatacacagcggtaatgagcacctatagacatactagtaaatataaattagtgtattctgacgcaactaactgttcgagcaacagtactgtagatcgtcggcgttagagaatctgtgttgtacattataagctgttcgttctattagtactctaatagataaaacagtgatttggcatccaggaacttagggatgagcttgtatatctccccattatacttaatactacgggatttggacgctcacatatccctaacatcaatagaccatactgtatctgtaacacgttcgtttgcatctgtatatgctgtactatttgcgtctgtactgtatatagtgttatagactgtatgacatactgtagcgtaatgagacgcaccagtaaagtagttcttacgctgtagttcagtattgtattttaatggagaccacacgcttgcgcattggtgattttaaaaagcgacatctggtggatgatcttaggtattacactcaaaggtaacgccaaatgctctgtgcgcctcccttcgactaggcacgcctccttgcacccaggtacgctgcgtatgcctgatcgcgactaacgcttcagtcagccaagataacggagatcCCATCTGTATATTTAGtaactaaataatacatcccaaatgcttaggtctattttctgctgtttattttgtatcttgtgctttgtgtaaatgtgaatgtctaataccagtttccacaatctgtattgctacaggacagtatggcggccattggaacgtgttttcacttctagtttgcctaacttgttgcagacactcttcTTGATAAGGAGTgttgagtgttttctgatacaagatcctatccatatataccctgtacactaccatgtgcattagagtcacccgggttccatctgcggtggtttgttgtatgttacatctatatggtgcggatactcccctgtatttcataataaaagcttttgtttgcagctaattattacattaaagcttttattttttattctgttttatattcccgtctgagtaattacgccataatgtctaatctcggagtggaccccagaagatgtaaagaaaccgtgtaagtgttccatcattgtgtttcgtgtaagcatacaggtaagtgatggcacggtggtcactgaccgtcacattcaggtggtataatggaagtgggaatgtctgggcttattctagtctactgcagaaataaaaaactcagcctttatcctgcttataaaaatgacaaagcccataaatcaagcttggtcggacaagacagaagccacattaatggtggcacatcatatgggccctcattccgagttgttcgctcgttatttttttttttgcaacggagcgattagtcgctaatgcgcatgcgcaatgttcgcagtgcgtctgcgccaagtaaatttgctaataagtttggtattttactcacggctttatgaagaaatttcttcgttctggtgatcggagtgtgattgacaggaagtgggtgtttctgggcggaaactggatgttttatgggtgtgtgcgaaaaaacgcttgcgtttctgggaaaaacgcgggagtgtctgaagaaacgggggagtgtctgggtgaacgctgggtgtgtttgtgatgtcaaaccaggaacgaaactgactgaactgatcgcagtggcagagtaagtctggagctactcagaaactgcaaataaatttctattcgcaaatctgctaatctttcgttcgcaattctgctaagctgaaatacactcccagagggcggcggcttagcgtgtgcaaagctgctaaaagcagctagcgagcgaacaactcggaatgagggccataggctgaagacccatgcttctgggatatatggcataactcactctttgcccacaaaaaccttcctttcaccattcacaatgtccaccattgccccttcagaagggacactactttcctttgctttttccacctcctcctctacagagcccaggaccacctccatgaccattaCATGTTAATCTGGAGgccaggcatctgggaggttcatggccagagatgaccacagaaccactaggtagtgggcaagaagaatccacagcctctagaggaactggagagtccaaggatccaccccacatgaggcagagaagggtcaaccacaaGGACTCgctcaccaatttccttcctaaaagctgctctttacccagtttggtacctgtgggatcccactccaatttcccttgagagttcttaccctcactaatcccttctacacctaccagttccttccccttccaaccactcctcatttttaagcttttcaccacctgctgtgtgagtcccatccaactactccattccttgactcattggtgtagcaacccccttctccccacccccaccacacttCTACACTGCAGTcaagctgtgagacttgctgctagcagtactcactactcagcacacacactcacatcatgattacacagctgtgccagagaccctgtctcactgacaaccaggacgagacactcccagaaaggcatgtatgtatgagtacggagagagtggtcgcagtggggctgcatcactgaccaggacgagacactcccagaaaggcatgtatgtatgagtacggagagagtgggcgcagtggggctgcatgactgacacccaggatgagacactcccagaaaggcatgtatgtatgagtacggagagagtgggcgcagtggggctgcatgactgacagctgagcctgtcacgtcagtgaggtgacaaaatgcaatacaggttgagtatgccttatccaaaatgcttgggacaagaggtattttggatatcggatttttccgtattttggaataattgcataccataatgagatatcatggtgatgggagctaaatctaagcacagaatgcatttatgttacatatataccttatgcacacagccggaatgtaattttagccaatattttttgcaactttgtgcattgaacaaagtgtatctacattcacacaattcatttatgtttcatatacaccttatacacacagcctgaaggtcatttaatacaatattttttaataactgtattaaacaaagtttgtgtacattgagacatcaaaaaaacaaaggtttcactatctcactcaaaaaagtccgtatttcgtaatatttggatatgggatactcaacctgtataatcacctagctaaatcaggcgctaatgcaatgttacgtgtattaaatgagcaccaaatatattgattattagatagcagctcctatgcggcaactggatgccttagacgatataaatgatttaagtttcaatagagacataaaagagcgctgatggtatataaataaaagtatttctaatatttattaaagttcaacacaataaaaacagttatgccaataataaaagccagcctgtgacatgacagctaggatctgattggctggttctttatctccttccactttatcacttcaccgagcttaataaatctgcccctaagtttcttaacagaaggataagaaaacagccagggaaaaaaaggggggagggaagaagaaaaaaaaggaagctataggataaaatagaataacaaacagatattgattcatatattattcagctcaatgttttcgttgagccctagagggaacaaagtatctatcatacaaatccagtatgcttccctcttacagaggaggttatatctatccccacttgggaatgtctgttttatatgttcaactCCCTGTATGGACAGAACCCCACAATCACCTCCATGGAGTGAGCAAACATGTCCAGGTACACTGTGTTTAGTTGACTTTTTAAGAAttaatcttctatgttctaaaaccctagagagcgtattgttctacagacatattggcaaccgcaaatgcaggagattacataaaccacaaatgttgtctggcagtttatattgcccactatatcgaagtattctttatttctatatgataagaattatgatcgtcagtgaggtggatggggcatccagggccggattaacaatggagcggatggagctgcagctccaggcctccccatgaaaataggcccacagcatcccctGCTACTGGaaacaggaaaacatttttcctaTCACATCAAGTCAGCAGCACCAGAGAAGCCTCAAAAGCCCTCTCTGCGCTGAAACATTTGTTTTTTCCTCCCCTGCGCCGTGACCTCACACTTTGTGAGACATGCCACAGGCGCCTCCCCTCTCCCGTgcaccgcagcagcagccagcagtgtACTTGCCTCCAGGGACGCATGGTGAGGTGACAGTGACTTAGCCGCTGGTTCAATACCGTTACCCCCTCTGACGAGCCAGCTAGTGGTGCTTACTTAATGGTAGGGTTTTTTCtcccaaagggggcgtggtcacgggtccctgattaggccacgcccccaccttTTCCTGGTCGGCCTGTCTGCTCCTGCTGTGTCCACAAGGCGCAGTGATGAGTGATTGGGGGAAACGGGGAGAGTGGGAGGGCTGTGGTAAACAGGGTATGTGTGTTGAAAGAACAGACAGGTGTGTGTAGGGaacaaggtgagtgtgtgtgtatggtgactggAGGGGCAGGCTGTGTaggggtggaggtggggggggaacaggctgtgtgtgtagggagtggggggcaggctttgtgtgtgtggtaATATGGGCATGTTGCTGGGAATAGTTGCGTG
Above is a window of Pseudophryne corroboree isolate aPseCor3 chromosome 3 unlocalized genomic scaffold, aPseCor3.hap2 SUPER_3_unloc_7, whole genome shotgun sequence DNA encoding:
- the LOC134984629 gene encoding oocyte zinc finger protein XlCOF7.1-like isoform X1; its protein translation is MMENHRPLTSLDGPSNRDTPERCPRPLYSQDCTEENHRTPQEDQDDCLTDIKAEDTEGEEETYVTDVKAEDIEGEEETYVTDMKAEDIEGEEETYVTDVKAEDIEGEEETYVTDIKAEDIEGEEETYVTDIKLEDIEGEEETYVRGDQQCKEEEIPTDISTADGHTSRNISEVHLMVSPDCDIKDDSRPDSPGANSITPIIHPALSAEPSDPGKCSPDHSDIGASITALRVDTEFPCSTDAKCFTQNTNLITHQSAKAGERPFPCSECGKCFTSKSNLVKHQRSHTGEKPYSCSECGKCFSSKSNLVTHQRSHTGEKPYSCSECMKCFAHKSGLVAHQRSHTGEKPYSCSECGKCFASKSDLFKHQRSHTGEKPYSCSECGKCFTSKSNLVTHQKSHTGEKQYSCSECMKCFAHKSGLVAHQRSHTGEKPYSCTECGKCFASKSNVVTHQTSHTGEKPYSCSECGKCFAWKSALVTHQRFHR
- the LOC134984629 gene encoding oocyte zinc finger protein XlCOF7.1-like isoform X2, which gives rise to MMENHRPLTSLDGPSNRDTPERCPRPLYSQDCTEENHRTPQEDQDDCLTDIKAEDTEGEEETYVTDVKAEDIEGEEETYVTDMKAEDIEGEEETYVTDVKAEDIEGEEETYVTDIKAEDIEGEEETYVTDIKLEDIEGEEETYVRGDQQCKEEEIPTDISTDGHTSRNISEVHLMVSPDCDIKDDSRPDSPGANSITPIIHPALSAEPSDPGKCSPDHSDIGASITALRVDTEFPCSTDAKCFTQNTNLITHQSAKAGERPFPCSECGKCFTSKSNLVKHQRSHTGEKPYSCSECGKCFSSKSNLVTHQRSHTGEKPYSCSECMKCFAHKSGLVAHQRSHTGEKPYSCSECGKCFASKSDLFKHQRSHTGEKPYSCSECGKCFTSKSNLVTHQKSHTGEKQYSCSECMKCFAHKSGLVAHQRSHTGEKPYSCTECGKCFASKSNVVTHQTSHTGEKPYSCSECGKCFAWKSALVTHQRFHR